The region TGGCTTATTCCAATTTCAACTGGCAGCTCTGGTCCCTCTACGACACCTTTGACAGAAACTTATTGTATCCTCAACTCATTTTCGGCTTTATTCTGTGAAACTGACCAATCTCTTATTGCTGGGTTTTGTGCTCATCGCCATCAGCAGTTGCCGGAAGGACTATGAAGCACCTGTACCCTATAACTTTGCCGGTACGCCGGGCTCGGGTAAGTTTGTGCCGGGCGTTCGGCGGGCTATGGAAGGCGTTTATGCTGTTAGCGACGGAGCCGCACAATTTGGCGAACAGGTAGCCCTGAAATGGACATACACCCTGAACGGGGCCGACACGACCCATTATCTATCCATCTTTACGGGCCTCGACGCGGGTTTTTTCAATCTCGAAGCCAATCAGAAAGTCGACAGTCTGGTTGTCGATGGCTACTGGCGAAAGCTGGTCAATACGAATACGGGGCTGGTGAAGCTGACGGTCAAAACTAAACGAAATGGGCAATTACAAGCCTTTTCGGGTAGCCTGCTCCTGGGCGATACGCTCGTACTGACGGGCGGTTATGGCGCCGGGACAGCCGAGCCCATCCAGCCACTTACGCTCACGTACCGTCGTCCGCTCAACCAAAGGCCCTTCTCCATTATGGCCCACCGCTCTGGCGGGCGGACCTCGGATTTGCTACCGGCTTCGGAAAACTCCATCGAAATCATCAAACTGGCGTCACGATTAGGGGCTAACGGCATTGAGATCGACGTGCGCTACACGAAAGATGGCGTACCGATTCTGTACCACGACAATACCCTGAATTTGCGGCTTATTCAGAAGACTGGCCTCACCGGCCCTATCGAATCGTACACCTTTCAGCAACTCCGTTCGCTGGTGCGGCTCATCAATGGCGAAAAAATACCAACGCTGGAGGAAGCCCTGGAAACGGTTATCAATAACACGTCGCTGAATTTCGTCTGGCTCGATACCAAATACATTGGGCCAATGGACAAGGTTCAGCAGATTCAACAGAAGTACCGACAAAAGGCAATTGCCGCGGGCCGGGATCTTCGCATTGTTATTGGTTTGCCCAGTACGCAGGCAGTGGCCTCGTATGAAGCGTTGCCCAGTAAGGAAAATACCCCGATCCTGTGCGAGCTGGATACGGCTACCACGCTTGGCCTGGGTGCCCGTATCTGGGCACCGCGCTGGACGCTTGGCCCACAAACGGATGAAGTACTGGCCATGAAAGCGGCCGGGCTAACGGTCTATGTATGGACGCTCGACGAGCCGGAGTTTATCCGCGAATTTATCAGCCAGAACAACTTTGATGGTATTCTGTCCAATTACTCGCCGGTTGTAGCTTACTATCACTATGTTGAACAGCAATAAATTTATGCGGGTCCTTTTACATATTCCAGCCGGGCTGATGAGCCTGTTTTTGATCATGACTACGGCTATCGCCCAGCCGCTTCAGCAACTCGAAAAGGACTCTACCGATACCAAACGCGGTCCCTATACGATTGTGGTAACGGCGGGGGGCGGCTTATCGTACTATGCCTCTCACCTCGGAGTACCGCAAACGATTACTGAACCCCGGCTCAATAAGCTGGGTACACCGGCCTCTTTGCGGGTAATGTGGTACCCCGACCATCGGCTGCGCATCGGGCTGGAGTCGGGCTGGACAACCATGTATCGCTACCGG is a window of Spirosoma linguale DSM 74 DNA encoding:
- a CDS encoding glycerophosphoryl diester phosphodiesterase (PFAM: glycerophosphoryl diester phosphodiesterase~KEGG: zgc:56068) — protein: MKLTNLLLLGFVLIAISSCRKDYEAPVPYNFAGTPGSGKFVPGVRRAMEGVYAVSDGAAQFGEQVALKWTYTLNGADTTHYLSIFTGLDAGFFNLEANQKVDSLVVDGYWRKLVNTNTGLVKLTVKTKRNGQLQAFSGSLLLGDTLVLTGGYGAGTAEPIQPLTLTYRRPLNQRPFSIMAHRSGGRTSDLLPASENSIEIIKLASRLGANGIEIDVRYTKDGVPILYHDNTLNLRLIQKTGLTGPIESYTFQQLRSLVRLINGEKIPTLEEALETVINNTSLNFVWLDTKYIGPMDKVQQIQQKYRQKAIAAGRDLRIVIGLPSTQAVASYEALPSKENTPILCELDTATTLGLGARIWAPRWTLGPQTDEVLAMKAAGLTVYVWTLDEPEFIREFISQNNFDGILSNYSPVVAYYHYVEQQ